Proteins co-encoded in one Cyprinus carpio isolate SPL01 chromosome B5, ASM1834038v1, whole genome shotgun sequence genomic window:
- the LOC109085017 gene encoding chemokine-like receptor 1, producing the protein MDLDIVYDYNYTDYDNISSGNITSDEVSFHVHTTTCFTEVLCLLLLVINVIICLLGLGGNGVVIWIAGFGMKRSVNTTWYLSLAVSDFIFCACLPFNIAYSITSNWIFGLFMCKFTSFVMFLNMFSSIFLLVIISVDRCIAVMFPVWAQNHRTIGKASVLILLAWIASAVLSIPSIVYRDVQNHLGINHCMNNYSSSQYSHKFIAMSRLVFGFVIPFILIIICYTVIILRLRATQMAKSNKPFKIMTALILTFFLCWLPYHTFVLIELNHTFHKEVITLGMKIGTAFATANSFLNPILYVFMGSDFRKKFRSSILSKIENATYQQTTQQQKLISEALQTAL; encoded by the coding sequence ATGGATCTAGATATTGTATATGACTATAATTACACTGATTATGATAACATCTCCTCTGGTAATATCACTTCTGATGAAGTTTCTTTCCACGTCCACACCACCACATGTTTCACTGAAGTTCTTTGCCTGTTGTTGCTGGTGATCAATGTGATCATCTGTCTGCTGGGCCTAGGAGGAAATGGTGTGGTTATCTGGATTGCAGGGTTTGGCATGAAGAGGTCAGTCAATACCACCTGGTACCTGAGTCTGGCTGTATCTGACTTCATATTCTGCGCCTGTTTGCCTTTCAACATCGCCTACAGCATCACATCGAACTGGATTTTTGGCCTCTTCATGTGCAAGTTCACTTCCTTCGTCATGTTCCTCAACATGTTCAGCAGCATCTTCCTCCTCGTCATCATCAGCGTGGATCGCTGCATTGCCGTCATGTTTCCTGTTTGGGCACAGAATCACCGCACTATCGGAAAAGCATCTGTATTGATCTTACTCGCGTGGATTGCCTCTGCAGTATTAAGTATCCCGTCTATCGTATACCGTGACGTCCAGAATCACCTAGGTATAAACCATTGTATGAACAACTACTCATCCAGCCAGTACAGTCACAAATTCATTGCTATGAGCCGCTTAGTTTTTGGATTTGTCATCCCTTTCATCCTCATCATTATTTGTTATACCGTCATCATCCTCAGACTGAGAGCCACCCAGATGGCAAAGTCAAACAAACCATTTAAGATCATGACGGCTCTCATTCTGACCTTCTTCCTGTGCTGGCTGCCGTACCACACGTTTGTGCTAATTGAACTAAACCACACCTTCCACAAAGAGGTCATTACTCTTGGAATGAAAATTGGCACCGCTTTTGCAACCGCAAACAGCTTCCTGAACcccattttgtatgttttcatggGCAGTGACTTCAGGAAGAAGTTCAGGAGCTCCATCTTATCAAAGATTGAGAATGCCACTTATCAGCAAACAACCCAGCAGCAGAAGTTGATTTCTGAAGCACTGCAAACGGCATTGTGA
- the LOC109085018 gene encoding chemokine-like receptor 1, with protein sequence MSMVVTARLQFKCIRINCILFLLQNSPSYSVLIEDAMNSTPVTDYEYDLDDLSEDSNVKVEEHLGYCREAACIITVIFNVIIFLLGIIGNGAVIWITGFKMKKSVNTTWYLSLALSDFIFCATLPFTIDYILKNNWIFGLFMCKFNAFVMTLNMYSSIFILVIISVDRCITVKFPVWAQNQRTVQKASVVVMLVWFMSSLLSIPPAKFREIINMGSKDTCYSNYENHHKTVVFMRFTFGFLIPFLIIFTCYSILIRKLRANQMSKSTKPYKIMTLLITTFFICWLPFQVVSILELDRTERSFAFHTAQQVSGSLACANSFLNPFLYAFMAKDLKKKCYFFLSKIESAIDEETRSAFRATSITNSVDNRHSTAV encoded by the coding sequence atgtctatggtggttacaGCCCGGTTACAGTTTAAATGCATTAGGATAAATTGCATATTGTTTTTGTTACAGAACTCTCCTTCCTATTCAGTTCTAATAGAAGACGCAATGAATTCAACTCCAGTTACAGATTATGAATATGATTTAGATGATTTATCTGAAGACAGCAATGTGAAAGTAGAGGAACATCTTGGATACTGCAGGGAAGCAGCATGTATAATTACAGTGATCTTTAATGTGATCATATTCCTTCTTGGCATCATTGGAAATGGTGCGGTGATCTGGATTACTGGTTTTAAGATGAAGAAGTCAGTGAACACCACCTGGTACCTGAGTCTGGCTCTGTCTGACTTCATTTTCTGCGCTACTCTCCCTTTCACCATTGACTACATCTTGAAGAACAACTGGATCTTTGGGCTCTTCATGTGCAAGTTCAACGCTTTTGTTATGACCCTCAATATGTACAGCAGCATTTTCATCCTGGTCATCATTAGTGTGGATCGCTGCATCACCGTCAAGTTTCCTGTCTGGGCCCAGAATCAGCGCACCGTACAGAAAGCTTCTGTAGTTGTTATGTTAGTTTGGTTCATGTCTTCTTTGCTTAGCATTCCACCTGCCAAATTCAGAGAGATCATAAATATGGGATCAAAAGACACATGCTATAGCAATTATGAGAATCACCACAAAACTGTTGTGTTCATGCGCTTTACTTTTGGGTTTTTGATTCCATTCCTGATCATCTTCACATGTTACTCCATCCTGATCCGTAAACTTAGAGCAAACCAAATGTCCAAATCCACCAAGCCCTACAAGATCATGACGTTACTGATCACAACTTTTTTCATCTGTTGGTTGCCATTTCAAGTAGTTTCCATTTTAGAGTTGGACCGAACCGAGCGGAGCTTTGCCTTTCACACAGCCCAACAAGTATCCGGCAGTCTCGCCTGTGCAAACAGCTTTCTAAACCCGTTCCTCTATGCATTCATGGCCAAGGACTTAAAGAAGAAATgctatttctttctttccaaGATTGAGAGCGCCATCGATGAGGAGACCCGAAGTGCTTTCAGAGCAACTTCAATTACCAATTCTGTGGATAACAGACATTCCACTGCTGTCTGA